ccattaatttttttttttttttttacaattttgctACAGTGGGTTGCTAGAGATAGTAGCCCACTGTAGCTAGATTGCAAAATTAATAGCatttacaattcttaataagaatgctcttaggagctgtagcacaattgcaaatttttttgcaattgtaaGATTTTGCAAGTCTAGATGTTGCTCACTTTTAGCGTTGGTTTGGATACGGATTTAGTGTTTGACACTGTTCACGGGATCCATAAccactttattcaaaaaaaatattaaaaatagatctcatggtactattcacacatttaaaaattattttgctacaaaattttcagtttttagttttcaactgTATCCAAATAGATACCTTAATGCTAAAATATGCTTACCTAGGGTATTTGCAAGCCCAGCTGTAAATGCTCTTTAAAGTCCAATTGCACTCCacttattttaagaaaaaaatgtttatatatatatatatatatatgaacctGTAAAGTTAAAAAGGGACCCATTTTAATTTATCTTGTGGATGTGGACGAAGTAGTGGTGTGGTTCTGGAAGCAGTGGATCACCCCACCAACCAGGGTTCACCTACCGCACCGTAACCCCACTGTTGTGCTGAAACGTCAACTTTTCTCATTTGCTTTCATTTTCCATGGTgtgtgtgttatatatatatgcttttctGACTCCTCCATAGCCTCACCcatctactctctctctctttctctatctctcatttgtgtgtttgagaaagaaaaaaaatatatgggtAGCATTGAGGCACAAAGGACAATAACTGGCTGGGCAGCCACTGACCCTACTGGAATTCTAGCACCTTACACCTACACTCTCAGGTAACTATTTCAAAACCATGTTTTTTGATTCTCTCATTCTCTAATTTTTGACAAATATAGTCCATTAGTCTCATTTGGGTTTctccaaaatcaaacttttttttttaaaattgcagAAACACTGGCCCAGAAGATGTTTACGTCAAGGTAATCTGCTGTGGAATTTGCCACACTGATCTTCATCAGATCAGGAATGATCTTGGCATGTCCAACTATCCCATGGTTCCTGGGTACATGCAACTAAAACACACCCCCCACTTCctttttccttatttattttttatagccATCTTCTAATGCTAGTCATGATTGGATTCTTATCTTCTGTCTGAGTCTCTTTTTCCCCCATTTTGTGCTTGCTTTATTaacttttatcattattttattgttgaaaactgaaacaGGCATGAAGTGGTTGGTGAGGTAGTGGAGGTGGGTTCAGATGTGAGCGAGTTCAGAGCAGGAGACATAGTGGGAGTGGGAGCCATTGTTGGATGCTGCAGAAACTGCCATCCATGCAAAAGGGACATAGAGCAATACTGCAACAAGAAAATTTGGTCCTATAACGATGTTTACACTGATGGCAAACCCACCCAAGGAGGCTTTGCTAGCTCCATGGTTGTAGACCAAAAGTAATTCACACTCAAAACCAAAACCCTTTTccatcatataaaaaaattgacctTTCTTGCAATTAAAGCAAGATATGGATATGCAAAACTCTAAAATctatttcttttgatttatagGTTTGTGGTGAAGATACCAGAAGGGATGGACCCAGAACAGGCAGCACCACTATTGTGTGCAGGAGTGACAGTTTACAGTCCACTGACTCACTTTGGGTTGAAGCAGAGTGGGTTGAGAGGAGGGATATTGGGGCTTGGAGGAGTGGGACACATGGGGGTAAAGATAGCCAAGGCCATGGGCCACCATGTGACTGTGATAAGCTCTTCTGATAAGAAAAGAGAGGAGGCATTGGACCATCTTGGCGCTGATGAGTACTTGGTCAGCTCTGATGCCACTAAAATGCAGGAAAAGGCTGACACACTGGATTACATCATTGATACTGTGCCTGTGTTTCACCCTCTCGAGCCTTACCTTTCTTTATTGAAGCTAGATGGGAAGTTGATCTTGATGGGTGTTATTAACACTCCTCTGCAGTTTCTCACTCCAATGGTTATGCTTGGTAAGCCTCTGTCTCTCTATTTCAACTGCCTTTAATGCTCTAATAAAGTTAGAAAACTTAGgcaaattttggaaattttcaTCTGGGTTTCTAATTTCTGAGGATTATGCTATTTTGGTTTGGGGAAAGATTGAATATTTTTGCtctaatcaatttttttgctttttggggCGGCTGTTTTGTCTCTTACAGACTTTTTCTCTAAGAATTTAATGTCAAAAGACTCTTTCTCTGATTATTACAAAAACTGAAACTGTTTGTTGCATTTTATTGTTTCTAATTATGGGTGAGCTGATTTGTTTGGTTCAATTTGTTCAGGAAGGAAGACAATCACTGGAAGCTTTGTTGGAAGTATTAAGGAAATAGAGGAGATGCTTGAGTTCTGCAAAGAGAAGGGCCTGACTTCCATGATTGAAGTCATCAAGATGGACTATGTTAACAAAGCCATTGAAAGGCTGGAGAAGAATGACGTTAGATACAGATTCGTAGTGGATGTTGCTGGAAGCAAACTTGATCAGTGAAAacaaaatacacttgagagtgaAACCAAAGATTCCATCCTGTTGAAGACATTAACtaaatgccattttttttttttttgcttcttttgagTGACTTCAATGTGTTTTTCCATAATAAGAAGTTAAGACAGTATTTCttaaatattgatgtttgtGTTGTGAATTCTTAAATTATAATGAAATGTAATCTTACCCAATACccaaacaaatataattaaatacaattgtGGTGTTATTGGTATGTGCCTATGTGGTCCTAAATGTTTGTCCTGGGGTTAGAAAAGAAATTATGACAACGATAGATACCAAACTTGGATGGAAAAGAATTGTGATAACCTAGCTAACGTTGCTGTGAGAGACAACTCAACGATAATACCCATAATCGCTTAAATTCAGTAGTACAGAGCACCAACTACCAACACGTCGGTATTAGAAGTGTGAAGTGTGAGTCCAACCCAACACGGACCCACAGCCACTAGATGCATTATCTTTCCATATATGTTAAAACAAAATTGTATACCAAAAAAAAGTTGTTCTCTTATTTAAGTGAACAAAGTTTCTTTTTAGAAACTCTTCCAAAATTTCATGTATCTAAAAAAAGAAGctgtttagaatttttatatatctcttttagtgtttaaattttaaaaatttaaaccgttaaattttattttctttatattttaactagCATATTAAATTTCGTCCAAAtttaatgttatttactatttcattaataagtttattttttatacataattttagatcataaaaacttgaaattttaacaattatttgatgacatagtacttgatctttgatcttttttttgcaaacataaaggatataataaaaaaatacaatccaacagttagatttttaaaattttcactcaatatagaaatatataacaaatttaaaGGATTTTTCACCAATTTGTTCTATTTAAGGGAGGTGTCATTTCATGTGACTTGTCTTATGGGAGGTATACATTACAGTTTACAACTATCATCCATTACTAAAATTTAGATTCACAGTACAATGTATGCGAGatgtaaaagtttttttttttttttttaaagaagggtttaagtttttatgggaataaaactattttaagaaattaattttttacgggaaaataaaaaattgacgaACTTTCTTGACAACTTATTCAGTTTTCTCTTAAAATTAATGATTAATATATACCCTAAAAATACAACATTAacaaaatccaagaaagaaatattatttaaaagctGAAATCAAAAGTAAATTTATAACTTTTAATCTCAGTCATTAGCTCACTGTTACATGAGTGTTGCACTAAATCCGAATCCCATTACTacactgtctctctctctctctctctctctctctctctctctcaactatgtccatccatttaaaaaaaaaaaaaaggacgaCAACCCAGGAGAACAAGTTTATGAGGAGGCATGTTGACAACTGCTTGTATCTGTAGGTGTCCTT
This portion of the Castanea sativa cultivar Marrone di Chiusa Pesio chromosome 7, ASM4071231v1 genome encodes:
- the LOC142642089 gene encoding putative cinnamyl alcohol dehydrogenase, with product MGSIEAQRTITGWAATDPTGILAPYTYTLRNTGPEDVYVKVICCGICHTDLHQIRNDLGMSNYPMVPGHEVVGEVVEVGSDVSEFRAGDIVGVGAIVGCCRNCHPCKRDIEQYCNKKIWSYNDVYTDGKPTQGGFASSMVVDQKFVVKIPEGMDPEQAAPLLCAGVTVYSPLTHFGLKQSGLRGGILGLGGVGHMGVKIAKAMGHHVTVISSSDKKREEALDHLGADEYLVSSDATKMQEKADTLDYIIDTVPVFHPLEPYLSLLKLDGKLILMGVINTPLQFLTPMVMLGRKTITGSFVGSIKEIEEMLEFCKEKGLTSMIEVIKMDYVNKAIERLEKNDVRYRFVVDVAGSKLDQ